attgaaaattataaagGAGATTATAGAGCATCATTGGAGATGGTATAAGAATgttatattttggataaaatgaTCCATATATAAAAGACATTTACGTCTACAGTAACTCTTTAAAAGAACATTGATCTCGTATAGCCTAACTTAATATGGTTGTACAACGGTGGATAacatatttatcattttgagAAAACATTTCAGTACATACCTCTCACCTTTACAGCATTACCCAACCAAATCAATGAAGACAAGTCTCTTTATTCTTCCTTCCATTACAAAGATCAATCATCACTAAGGAGACTACTACATCGTACTTCCCCTTATTATGCTACAAGAGCGAAACACAGTCTATCTAGTCCAGAGGTTTTCCGAGTATAACTTTGAATTATTGTTCAAATTCATGTTCAAAATTTAGTCAGAGATATCATTGATCAGATAATGCTTTGAATACTACTTAATTTAttgaaacatatataaataaatcaaatatttagatATGCTAGTAACTAATCGCCACCAGTCTTGTTATTAATGATATCAGTAGCATTTTTGACTGTGGCCACGACTCCAGATACAGATCCTTTAGCCTTTTCAGTGACAGAATCCGTCGTTTCGGTAACCTTTTCCGTCACATCTTTTGTCATCTTACTTACCTAATTAACAAAATTAGTGAAATATAAACACAATACTAATCAAACCAAATGCATACATACATACGTACGCCTATATAGTTAATCAGAATAATCAGATAATAAAATGGAGTTATAGAATTACCCGGCCAGACGCAGTGGAAGCGACATCTTGGATATACTCGGTGGTTTCCTTCACTTGCTTCGCTCCGTCCTTCACTGCATCTGCTGCTTCTTTCACATTTTTGCATTGCTCTACCTCTTCTTTTCCctttatttaatttatcataATCAATtacaatgtatatattttttttgccaaatatatgaattttcattaaaaaatgaTGCTTGTTTGTAACTTGTTACAATGTATATTATCCTACAACATATTACAATACGAAACTCTACACTGTATGCATAGCTAATTTCCAGCAGATCCTGTTAGTATGTAATAATATGATACTACTGGAATAGAAGTTCTAAGAACCTTCAAATATAAAACAGATTTCAAAATATCATGAATCTGCCATTTTATTTGAAACTCTTAAAAATCTCTATGTTTCTAAAATCATCATGACTACAAACACCAAGTGAATAACCTTgtgaaataaagtttttagttgAGAGaaatatgaaatatctattggtTCTTACTTGCAAGGGCCTTGGTGACGCGGAGACGAATGCCCTACAGAGTGGAAAACTCCTTACCGTTTTTCCACTGTAGATCAGAACTTCCGCCAGTTTTGAAGAGAGCATCAACGAATGCATCGTAACTCTTGTAGTAGTACTCTGAGAGTATAGAAACCTTAGAGAGAACAATCGAAACCCTCACAAATCAGAACTTATGATTTTAATCATAAATAAGACGCAAACTCTAGCTAAAAGCTTTATATATATACGATCATCATCCCTTCCATCGTGGTCCCAGTTCTGATCGTCCGGCTATGAGCAATTATAGGGTTCTTTGTGCTTCGTCTTTAGTATAAGAGAATTTTCCCAAGCCCTAATTGTTCGGCTATGGACTTGTTCTTCGTTTTTAGTTACTTaatgatatgtttttttgtattgaatttaaaattgaatatgTTTCGTAACGtattactaattatttattttataatttaataagcGTACATCTAGAAAATTTGTAAATGTATTGCTTTTAACTTTAAACTAAAAATCGTAATAATTTTcgatttattatattgtttagttttggtcTATTTCAAATTTACACTACAAAACGAACGTGGTGAACGAATTAGAATTTAGTTCATGGTCTTATCCCGCTTGCTGTAGTGCCTGAAGAGTGAAGACACTAGCTAACTACAAAACCAAAAATGAACCAACATTTGAAATTGGACCAATCAGTTGTCAATCGTATAGTTGTATCATCAGACAGCCTTTAATAAGGGGgaaatctttttttaattaaaaatatgttcatAGCGAAATTTATGACTTTCAACTGTCACCAACCCTACATTTTGCTATATAAACCCTAGAAAACTCATTGTAAACCTCAACAACATACGAGACAATCAAtagtataatttatataaaagagagagcgttgagaaaagaaagagagatgtCCAGAGTTTTGTCAGTCGTTTGTGTCTTCCTTGCTCTGACTGTCGTCCATGCACGTGCTCGTCAAGTGCCGGGTGAGTTTGATGAGGGCAAGACGACGACACATGACGATACAACCACAACGCTCGTGCATGCAAGTGCCGCTGATCAGGCACCACCAAAAAGCCTCGGTGACAAAAAATGCATCGGAGGCGTAGCAGGAGTCGGCGGATTCGCGGGAGTTGGTGGTTACGCCGGCGTGGGAGGTCTAGGTCTGCCACTCATTGGAGGTCTTGGCGGTATTGGTAAATACGGTGGCATAGGCGGTGCAGCTGGAATCGGTGGTTTCCATGGCATAGGCGGTGGTCTAGGCGGTGTAGGAGGCGGTCTAGGCGGCCTTGGTGGAGTCGGTGGTGGGATCGGTAAAGCAGGAGGTATCGGTGGTGTTGGCGGTCTAGGCGGAGCTGGGGGTGGTTTAGGTGGAGTTGGTGGTGGAATTGGTAAAGCTGGTGGTATTGGCGGTGTTGGCGGTCTAGGCGGAACCGGGGGTGGTATAGGTGGAGTCGGTGGTGGTGGTATCGGTAAGGGAGGCGGTATTGGTGGTGTTGGTGGGATTGGCGGTGGACACGGCGTCGTTGGTGGCGTTGGCGGTGGGATACTTCCACATCCTTGATGAAGATACGAAGCTTTGGTAGAGTTTTGTGTTGATTATCCTTAGGGTGACTTTTGATGTATTTTCTTGTTTGGGTTTGTGTAACGTTTCCTTCGATTTGGCCATCGTGTTATGTAATGTGTGACTATGTTTAGTCGTTGATCATAGTTACGTTTGTTTTAGTATGAAGTTATCTGCTATCTTTTCGTGCATGTTCAAAATTAAGGGCGGAGAAATTATTATATGCTTCTAATAAcaagatttgtttcaaaattatatatacagtaACTATGATCTTAAGTATTAGGGATTATAATGCTAGCTTTCATTATTCGTTATTATGATCTTAATCGTGAGTATTAACAATGAACATTTCAGAACTTGAGCTTAATATATAGTATTCCCTCCATTTTTTTTGTatgatattttagtataaacacacaaattataaaaaaagcaTTTGATTACAACaaaaatagttattaaaaatagttaatcatTACTATTTTGAACAAATAAGACAAAAAATACACATTGACTTTAAcattttaattagttaatttaatagttttaagatagacaattttaaaacatcatacaaattgaaacaaaaatattttctataataccATATAAAGATGTTATACACATGCaaaagaaactttttttttttgataaagaaatGCAAAAGAAACTTTAGAGCTAATCCAATTAATTAGTTATCGTGGggattttttgttgttgcaaaATTGTTAATTTTGTCATGGTGAGGGGCGGGGGAGAGAGACAGCAAGAATCCACAAAGtgtaaacaataataaataaccTAATTAATTGCGTGATGATGAGATGGACAAAAATTTAAGAAGATACGTTTGCATGTCAAACACTTGTCGTGCCATTTCATGCATCGTCCTCTCTACAGTATATCGCTGTGTCCCGGGCTTCAAAATCTCATGCAATTTATTACGacgtgtatataatatatagccTCGAGTATTCTTTTTGTGGCCTGACTATTATTGTTGATAAGCTAGCTAAGCTAATGAAAGTTCAAGAAATTAGCTGTTATATTATGAAGTCAATAGtactttgttttgtttatgtctTCAATCTTCTTTTTACGACAAcgacaagtttttttttttggtaaaatgttaagcaCGACAACGACAAGTTTCACAAAACCCGTCACGAATCGGATCTAGCCTCACTAAATGCACACTGATTGATTCGCTTGCTCGTTTGGTAAGtgatattattattagttttttttttactacgtTCTTAACAAAACATAGGATAAGAACAACTCCACTGAGGGATTTTCACTTTCACTCCagtatttaaacaaaaaataatattaaaaaataaaagtaaagatgaggaaaagaaactttcagcaaaaatatcttaaacAATGATTTTTTAGATGCTGCTAAGATAAATTTGAACCCACATGTCCAATTTTTAGTGGTATTagttttgtttaaattaaaatataattatttaactaagaacttaccaaaataataatatttcatagATTAAATATTGAAAGTTCTCTAAAATAACCATAATGTGTCTCTACAaaagcactatatatatagttttttttgctatatatatagttgtcaacaaaaagaaactatatatatatgtgtgaaaAGAAAACCAACTCCAATAGCAATCTCATTAACCATAAACATACAcagaagatattaaaaaaaactatatcaaTGAGAAGTCCGCAGAAGCTTTATGTGACTTTTCTGATCATCGTTCTTTTATTTGGTTCGAGTCATGGTAAGCTACCTCCGTTTTGGCCTATCACCGTCGTCACGATGACGAATTGTCTTGGCAATAAAGGAAAAAGCGGTCCACTTCTCACCGTTCATTGCAAATCCAAAGAAGACGATTTAGGAGTTCACAAGTTGGCAGTCGATAAGAATTACCACTTTAAATTTCAAACAAATATCTGGAGATCAACACTCTTCTTTTGCAGCTTTAAATGGAACAAGCAGGTCAAACGGTTTGATATATTTGATGGTTTGAGAGATATAGACGAATGTCATTATCAATGTAATTGGACTATCAAAGCTGATGGTGCATGCAGGCTTGGTGAAAAGATTGCATGTTTTCCATGGAAATAGCTTGAAATTTATGATCGTGTGATTCGTGACGATGAATATATAGATGATCAAAtcaaatatctaaataaaactatttgactatacgaaaaatatttttactttctttgtattcctatatatatatttggtgtTAATTATTTGAAATGTCTACATAAGTAGGTGAGAAAATGTCATTTAAGTGGGCTTGGGCCTCGTAAAAGCCCAGtacattaaaaaatatagaaagcTTTCTTTAGAGCAATCACTCGGTTtagcaaaatcaaaatcaaaatcaaaatcgaatTCAGTAGTGATCGGAGTCAATTGATTCGAGCGAAGATGACGGAGGCGATGATAAGGAAGAAGCCAGGAATGGCGAGTGTGAAGGACATGCCGCTGCTCCAGGATGGTCCGCCACCGGGTGGGTTCGCGCCGGTCCGATATGCTCGCCGGATATCCAATACGGGTCCAAGCGCCATGGCCATTTTCCTAACCGTTTCGGGTGCATTTGCTTGGGGAATGTACCAGGTCGGCCAGGGTAACAAAATCCGCAGGTAACAACCACATTCCTATAACAACGATGAATAAAGCAAATCTAGTTACATGTTTATTGTAGATGTAATTGCAATGTGTAGGGCGTTGAAGGAAGAGAAGTATGCTGCTCGTAGAGCTATACTTCCCATTCTTCaagctgaagaagatgaaaggTAACGATTTAATATCAATCTTTGTTTTtgcaactatttttttttttgtaaccttcagacagtaaaaaaaaaaaaaaaaatttgtaacctTCAGACAGTAAGTAACGATGTTTGTGTTAAATAGGTTTGTGTCTGAGTGGAAAAAGTATTTAGACTACGAGGCTGATGTAATGAAGGATGTTCCGGGATGGAAAGTTGGTGAGAACGTTTACAACTCTGGTCGTTGGATGCCACCGGCTACTGGTGAACTCCGTCCTGATGTTTGGTGATTCTCTCCTAGTTTCTCACAAATGCatacgatgatgatgatgattatgaaTGTTTGAGTGAGGATTAATATGTTCTTGTTTTATCTTTTTCACTGGTTAATAAGAGAAATAATGATTCAACATACAATTAATTGTCCTTGTATTGTTTTACTGGAACATTTAGTGTTTTTGTGTAATTGTTATAATGGTCAAGAATACTTTCATCCCATCATATGCAAAAAAATAGTGGAATGTACAACAAAAACCGTCAATTAGATCAAATGCTATCCAAGAAATGAACATTTTAGGCCCTTCTCATGTAAAGTGTAAGTGAATGTACATTGGTCCTACTGTATCACAACTTGTAATACGGGTCCAAATAGTAATATACAAAACTATTTCCCTTGTGAGTTTGATAAGACACTGGCAAGAACAAAAATGGGTCGGTTTGGTGTTTCTTGAAAGagaacagagaagaagaaatagtCTTAATTCGGCGGCTAAATCAAAAATCACCCATGTGggtatcttcttccatatctTTAGGTTAAGTGATGTCTGAGTAAAAGGTTGCAGGGTTTTGTGTGAGAACATGAATAACTGTTTTCAGAGGATGGGAACCAGACATTTACACAGTTGGGAGGAATCAgcttttaatgtttttgtttggatCAAAGAATGAAGGAACCAGAAGAACCCATGGTTTAGCTTCACTCACTCATCAACACATTTAACATATATGaaacttaaaattttactttctcGTCCTTTTGTTTGTCAATTCTCTGTTCTGCTAATTCAATGACTTTGCATGCAGAGTCTCAGACTTCAAATGAAACTTGCTACTCATAAATGTCTaggatgtaatttttttaattttatatttggtGAAATAAAGCTACTCTGGTAccttaaattattttgaagtGCAAGTTGACAAATGAAAAACTTAAATAATgttaaagattatatatatatatatattcacatattgCAAATTTCGTATCTGAATtcgtttaaatttataattgcTTATATTAGATCTATATCATATGTATAATGAAAAATGGGATTCCATTGTTACATGGTTTCCTAgaaattatcaaattaataaatcattagaaacatttatattttcttaaataaatgaTTCTTTGTGTAGatatatgaatttttgttttatttatctgGTCACCACTCTCATCAGATCAATTGCATCACTAATGGATTTTGCATATCCTAGATAAATGCATGTTTTGTTCGCTGGGATTTGAGTAATCATAGCATTTAGGTAATAATGGTACAAGATAATCATGTGTAATCAATCATTTGTCAAATTAAATTCATTACAAATTGGTAATGATATTGCTAATAATTCATTAATCACCAAAATAACAGCTCTAACTGATGAGAGTATTCTTCCAGTAATGAAACAGCATGATATTAGTtgttccttttcttcttctttgttttcctAACCAGCTACAACAAATATTATTCCAATgaaaattatacttattttcagctaaaaattaattgcaaattgcattgattttataaataattttatttatcacaaATACTATTGATTGAATATTtgtaattaataacaaattaTTCAGTCACATTTTTAATATGCGTAAAGAATGTCATAGTGACACTTATTAAGAAACGGAGAAAGTATttagcaaaataaaaacataataacatTTGTCATATTAGATTAATCAAAACTTCTTACAAGTTCAGAATctaaaatgaagaagaaaaataatacacaagaacaaaaaaaaacattcgcaaaacaaaagaataaacagttatatataaaaagccACATCTcttcaaaaacaaagaaaaaacccccaattttttttttcacattttttttttttttttgggtttcttcttCAGAGAGGGCTTAGTTatctctttgattttttttcccaCGATCATATCTCCATTTTGTATTTTTCCTCTAGTAGTGTTTATAATTAGAAATGTGAGATACACCGACGATGACGAGCTGCAGCAGTTTTCTTATGTTGCTTAGATTCTTCTTTCCACCTGCATGCAATATCGTGAGCCACACTCATCGCGTCCAGTGACGCACCAAACAATCCTTTTCTCGTGAATCCGACAGCATACAGTCCTGCCTCTCCTTTCCATCCGTTTGGAAACGGGTTTTTCGGTATCCCATCATCGGAGAAGAAGTCATTGTCCTGAAAAATCCAACACCAAACACGACTTCAATTAGTACTCACATTCAATAACATAATTACCGGATTTATATAATATCTAACCAAAACTCGTACCACAATTTTGTATCCTTCTCTatgaaaaatgtaaatattaaatttgGTCGTTACATTTAATGCTCACATTCAAAACACAACTTTAGTCGGGTTTCAGAAGACTCGGGCCGGGTCGGGTGggtatttatgtttttcttccGACATCATTAAATGTTTCTAAAACTTTAAAGAAACAATGAAAGATGTTGTGTAATTTACCTTAAGCCATGAAGGGACGTTGCTTCTGTAACCAGTAGCTAGAATAACGGAATCAATCTCAAGAACACGGCCATCGACTAGCTCAACTTTTCCTCTACCGAACTTTATGATCCCCGGGACGATTTTGATATTTCCCGATCTGATTTTAGGTAGTGCTCCGATGTCAAGAACCGGCGTTTTACCTTCCAAATTCTTCAGCTCTAACGGTCCGATTTTCGGTCTTTTTAGACCGTATTTATCGGTATCCCCCAAGACTATCCTCGCAAGAAAGAGAAGTGTCTTGTCCGCGAGCCAAACCGGCATCCATTTCATCATCGTGACTCCTAGCTCAAACGTTGACTTCCCAAGaatctcccttggtaacacATGAACCTGTATAAACCAAGAAGAAACACAGAGTATTTATTAGACGCTCTGTTTTCAAAAACAGAGTATAAAAACAGAGGatgctctgttttgtttttttacttaCCGAGCTACGAACGACCATTGATGGGTTTGCTCCGTGATTGTAGAGATCAAGAGACACTTCCATACCGGAGTTTCCACATCCTACGACCAATACCTTCTTCCCTTGGTACCTCCCACCGGATTTGTAATCTCCGGCGTGAAGAACATCTCCGCCGAAGTCCTCAAGTCCTTCAAAATCAGGCACGACTTTCTCAGCATTCTCTCCCGTTGCCACTACAAGAGTCCTGCAGATATACTCAAACTCGCATGAGCCGAGCGGCCCGCTCTTAGAAACGGTCTTGACGCGCCACAGGCCGAAAGTCTCGTCGTATTTCGCTGACTGGACCGTCTCGTTGTACTTAGGGTTGATGTCGAAGTGGGTTGCGTAGTCCTCAAGGTACTGAATGAACTGGAACTTGGTTGGGTACTCCGGGTAGTCCTCCGGGAAGGGGAAGTTGGGTAGCTGGCAGAACTGTTTAGggagatggagcttgagacggTCGTACGTTCTGTTCTGCCACAGTGAAGCGATACAGTTGGCCCGCTCGAGGATTATAAACGGTACTCCTTCACGTTTCAAGCCAGCAGCTACAGCTAGGCCCGATGGGCCGGCTCCGACGATGACCGGGCCGTTGACCCAAATGCAGCGACGGGAGAAAATGTCACTGTCTGGGATGAAGTTACCGAACATGCTTGAGATGTTGAGAGACTTCTTGTTATTGTTTCTATACATCTTTAAATAGAGTTTATAGGTTACTAGTTCTGAAGgaagaaaacagagagagtgttaagtatgtgtgtgttttgttgTATTGCTGAAGAAGATGTATAAATAGAGAAGAAGACTTGAAGCAATTTGGaatttgtaatatattttattttttctaagttattatttttactcATGAATGTTATTTAATTCTCAAATGATAAGCTTGCATCCCACCatcatttgtttatttattcgCTCATAGGTTCTACTTATTGTTATTAGTTTAATCCTTGTCCAACAAATACAATGATAGTTACAAGAAAAGTAGTTCGAGTATTTTGCAACCTCTTTCTTTGCAtgccatatatttatattactcATGGTACATGGAAATTATTGATTAGTAAGAGACGTATCCGTATGTTTAGAGTTTTCGCTGTAACAAAACGGTCTCGATTTAGTTAACGTATTACATCTGAGGATTTTATTACTACTATTTAACTATTTGATACTTATCAAACTTGTCAAAAACCACGTTGATAATCTCATAATTAGGTGTTGACATGCCCAAAATCTCACATCTTCATTAATCACTCACCGATATTACAACCCTATTTAAATCGTTAATACGTTATTTGTGAAAAAGAAGTCCAGGGCTTATCGAGAGAAGA
The nucleotide sequence above comes from Brassica napus cultivar Da-Ae chromosome A9, Da-Ae, whole genome shotgun sequence. Encoded proteins:
- the BNAANNG12290D gene encoding uncharacterized protein BNAANNG12290D, giving the protein MHSLMLSSKLAEVLIYSGKTVRSFPLCRAFVSASPRPLQGKEEVEQCKNVKEAADAVKDGAKQVKETTEYIQDVASTASGRVSKMTKDVTEKVTETTDSVTEKAKGSVSGVVATVKNATDIINNKTGGD
- the LOC106420030 gene encoding glycine-rich protein 23 encodes the protein MSRVLSVVCVFLALTVVHARARQVPGEFDEGKTTTHDDTTTTLVHASAADQAPPKSLGDKKCIGGVAGVGGFAGVGGYAGVGGLGLPLIGGLGGIGKYGGIGGAAGIGGFHGIGGGLGGVGGGLGGLGGVGGGIGKAGGIGGVGGLGGAGGGLGGVGGGIGKAGGIGGVGGLGGTGGGIGGVGGGGIGKGGGIGGVGGIGGGHGVVGGVGGGILPHP
- the LOC106365400 gene encoding NADH dehydrogenase [ubiquinone] 1 alpha subcomplex subunit 13-B translates to MTEAMIRKKPGMASVKDMPLLQDGPPPGGFAPVRYARRISNTGPSAMAIFLTVSGAFAWGMYQVGQGNKIRRALKEEKYAARRAILPILQAEEDERFVSEWKKYLDYEADVMKDVPGWKVGENVYNSGRWMPPATGELRPDVW
- the LOC106365401 gene encoding probable indole-3-pyruvate monooxygenase YUCCA3, whose translation is MYRNNNKKSLNISSMFGNFIPDSDIFSRRCIWVNGPVIVGAGPSGLAVAAGLKREGVPFIILERANCIASLWQNRTYDRLKLHLPKQFCQLPNFPFPEDYPEYPTKFQFIQYLEDYATHFDINPKYNETVQSAKYDETFGLWRVKTVSKSGPLGSCEFEYICRTLVVATGENAEKVVPDFEGLEDFGGDVLHAGDYKSGGRYQGKKVLVVGCGNSGMEVSLDLYNHGANPSMVVRSSVHVLPREILGKSTFELGVTMMKWMPVWLADKTLLFLARIVLGDTDKYGLKRPKIGPLELKNLEGKTPVLDIGALPKIRSGNIKIVPGIIKFGRGKVELVDGRVLEIDSVILATGYRSNVPSWLKDNDFFSDDGIPKNPFPNGWKGEAGLYAVGFTRKGLFGASLDAMSVAHDIACRWKEESKQHKKTAAARHRRCISHF